GTCCAATGGTAGGAGGAGTCAATAGATAGCAGAAAGCCTTTCGGTTAGATCGTCCTACACGACCTCGCATTTGGTGCAAATCAGAAAGACCGAACATGTGTGCATGATTGATAATGATCGTATTGGCATTCGGAATATCCAGGCCTGATTCAATGATATTTGTTGAAACGAGTACGTCATATTCACCTTCGATGAACTTGACCATACGCTTTTCTAAAACGCTTCCGTCCATTTGGCCATGGGCAATACCGATTCGGGCATCTGGGACTAATTTTAGAATAATATTACCGATTTGCTCTATATCGTTGATTCGATTGTGAACTACGAAAACTTGACCACCACGCCTCAGCTCAAAGCTAATTGCGTCTCTCATGATGACCTCGTTAAAAGAATGAATCTCGGTGGTTACTGGCTGCCTATTTGGTGGAGGAGTGGCAATCACGCTCAAATCTCGAGCACCCATGAGTGAAAAATGAAGTGTTCTCGGAATTGGTGTCGCTGTGAGCGTTAGTACGTCAACATTGACCCTAAATTCTTTCAACTTGTCTTTCACCTTTACACCGAACTTCTGTTCCTCGTCAATTACTAATAGGCCTAAATCTTTGAAAGACACGTCTTTGTTGACAATTCTATGCGTACCGATCAGTATTTCGGTTTTACCCTCTTTTACCCGTTCTAAAGTCTCTCTTATTTCTTTGGCTGTCTTAAATCGGTTGATGTATTCTACCTTAATTGGGAAGTTGCTCAAGCGCTCGGCAAAGGTCCTGTAGTGCTGCATGGCCAAGATAGTTGTTGGCACAAGTACTGCGACTTGTTTTCCGTTCACTGCGGCTTTAAAGGCGGCACGAATTGCTACTTCCGTCTTGCCAAAACCGACATCGCCACAAACCAATCTGTCCATTGGGTGCGAAAGCTCCATGTCATGTTTAACATGTTCTGTTGCTAGGGCTTGGTCTGGTGTGTCTTCGTAAATAAAGGAAGATTCGAGTTCGGCCTGTAGAAAGCCATCTTGGGAGAAAGCGAAACCAGGGGCATTTTTTCTTTTCGAATAAAGACTGATCAGATCCTTGGCAATGTCTTTTACTTTTCCCTTAACCCGTTTCTTTTTGTTTTCCCATTCTGGGCTACCCAGTTTACTCATGGACGGCGCCATGCCCTCTTTGCCCGTATATTTAGATATTTTGTGCAGAGCGTGTAAACTGACATAGAGCAAATCATCATCGCGATAAACCAGCCTAATGGATTCTTGGAGCTTTCCGTTGACCTCCTTTTTTTCCATACCCACAAAACGGCCGACGCCATGATCTATATGGGTAACATAGTCTCCTGGCTGGAGCGATCGTAGCTCTTTTAGCGTAAGGGCCTTTGACTTAGAGTGTTTTGTTTTGGTTTTGTACTTGTGAAAACGATCAAAAAGTTGATGATCTGTGTAGCAAAGAACCTCCCTGGTTTTATCAATAAAGCCTTGCCGAAGTCCGATGTTCAAAGACTGGATCTTGAGGGTTGGATCAAGCTCCAGAAAGATAGTTTCCAGCCTGTTGATCTGATTGAGTGATTCGGCAGCGATACATAGCATTGTGTTTTGTAACTGCCATTTCCCTAGGTTTTCAGTAATCTTATCAAAGTTCTTATTGAAAGATTGCTGTGCCTCTACGTCGAAATCGAAAGCAAAATCAGGTTGCATGTAGTTCCTACTGCCAAACTCCACTTGTGCATAACCGTGAATATCGGAAATGAAAGAATCAGCATTCTCGAATAAAGAGCTCGGGCTTAAGACGACTTGCGTATCTGTTACTGACAGTACTTCGTCGAAGTTTTCTGTCGCTTTGGCAAAGTACTTATCTATGGTATCAAGGGTTTGTTGATAATCCTTGAACCAGATTTTAGTATTGTTTGGCAGAAAGCTTGGAAAAGACTGCCTAGTCTCTTCTAATAATCTGGTTTGCACGTTAGGAATAATGTTGATTTCCTTAATGCTGTCTTCACTCAGCTGGGAGACTGGGTCGAAAGTTCTAATGCTTTCTATTTCATTGCCGAAAAGCTCAATTCTATAAGGTAAGTCGTGGGCATAGGAATATACGTCTACAATGCCACCACGCACTGAAAATTGACCTGCTTCATAAACAAAGTCATTTTTCTCAAAATCATAAGTCGCCAAGAGATCCGAAAGGAAGGCAACGTCAAGCTGTTCGCCTACCTTGGCAGAAAACGTATTACTAGAAAGTGCTTTTTTGTTAATAACCTTTTCGGTGAGGGCTTCCGGATAAGTCACCACTAGTTCACCTGTAGAGGCTTTGTGGTTAATTCTATTGAGAATTTCTGCCCGCATTAAAATGTTGGCATTTTCGGTCTCATCGAATTGGTAAGGGCGTTTATAAGAAGTTGGGAAGAGGAGAACCTCTTTTTCTCCCATTAAATTTTGAAGGTCATTATGGAAATAGGCAGCCTCCTCTTTATCGTGAAGTACAAAGACATTCGTCTGCTTTGTCAGCTGATAAGTGGCCGCCGCCACTACAGCATCCAGGCTGCCTACCAGTCCCTTAAGCCTAAGCCTTGACGACTGATTTGGCTTTATTCTTTCCGCAATGGTCTGAATAAGCGCATCCTCTTTATAAACCTTTATGAAATCTTTAACCTTCAATGAATCTCGCTAGAGTGGGCAGCAAATGTAGTATATTTTGGTCTTAAGCACATGAGGCGTTAATTGCCTTTGAAAGAAATAATTGTTGCTAAACTAAACCCTTTCGTTTATCTAGTTGTTACGAACGGCGAATGAAAAAGGAAAAGCGGCGTGTTGACTTAAGAAAAGAGGCTTTCAAACGTATTGAAAGCATGCATCCTCACATGGTATTGCTCTATGTGAGTATGATTGGGAGTGCCATTATTTTTCTTTTCACTATAGTGGCATTTACTGTATCTAGGCCTGCTGACGCTGATTTTCTGACGATTAACTTCCCAAAGTCTTTTATCATCAGTACGTTCGTTTTACTGCTATCGAGTTTTACGGTTTCGAAGGTTTTACCAGCCTATGAAAAGGACGATTTAGATGAGGTAAAGAAGTGGCTTGGCTTTACTCTTTTGCTGGGTTTTGCTTTCTCGCTATCCCAACTCACGGGATGGAAGGAGCTACAGTCTTATAATATCCTGTTTACTGGGCATCGGTCTGGGGCTTATTTATATGTTATTTCTGGCTTACATGTTTTACATATGGCAGGCGTTATGATTTTCGCGGTTGTTCTTTTGCTAGAATGCCATAAAACATCACAAGATGCAGTCAAGCATCTAATGTATTCC
This is a stretch of genomic DNA from Roseivirga misakiensis. It encodes these proteins:
- a CDS encoding cytochrome c oxidase subunit 3, encoding MKKEKRRVDLRKEAFKRIESMHPHMVLLYVSMIGSAIIFLFTIVAFTVSRPADADFLTINFPKSFIISTFVLLLSSFTVSKVLPAYEKDDLDEVKKWLGFTLLLGFAFSLSQLTGWKELQSYNILFTGHRSGAYLYVISGLHVLHMAGVMIFAVVLLLECHKTSQDAVKHLMYSTNPYQKVKLKILTDFWHFADAVWIVLFFYFLFSF
- the mfd gene encoding transcription-repair coupling factor translates to MKVKDFIKVYKEDALIQTIAERIKPNQSSRLRLKGLVGSLDAVVAAATYQLTKQTNVFVLHDKEEAAYFHNDLQNLMGEKEVLLFPTSYKRPYQFDETENANILMRAEILNRINHKASTGELVVTYPEALTEKVINKKALSSNTFSAKVGEQLDVAFLSDLLATYDFEKNDFVYEAGQFSVRGGIVDVYSYAHDLPYRIELFGNEIESIRTFDPVSQLSEDSIKEINIIPNVQTRLLEETRQSFPSFLPNNTKIWFKDYQQTLDTIDKYFAKATENFDEVLSVTDTQVVLSPSSLFENADSFISDIHGYAQVEFGSRNYMQPDFAFDFDVEAQQSFNKNFDKITENLGKWQLQNTMLCIAAESLNQINRLETIFLELDPTLKIQSLNIGLRQGFIDKTREVLCYTDHQLFDRFHKYKTKTKHSKSKALTLKELRSLQPGDYVTHIDHGVGRFVGMEKKEVNGKLQESIRLVYRDDDLLYVSLHALHKISKYTGKEGMAPSMSKLGSPEWENKKKRVKGKVKDIAKDLISLYSKRKNAPGFAFSQDGFLQAELESSFIYEDTPDQALATEHVKHDMELSHPMDRLVCGDVGFGKTEVAIRAAFKAAVNGKQVAVLVPTTILAMQHYRTFAERLSNFPIKVEYINRFKTAKEIRETLERVKEGKTEILIGTHRIVNKDVSFKDLGLLVIDEEQKFGVKVKDKLKEFRVNVDVLTLTATPIPRTLHFSLMGARDLSVIATPPPNRQPVTTEIHSFNEVIMRDAISFELRRGGQVFVVHNRINDIEQIGNIILKLVPDARIGIAHGQMDGSVLEKRMVKFIEGEYDVLVSTNIIESGLDIPNANTIIINHAHMFGLSDLHQMRGRVGRSNRKAFCYLLTPPTIGLTSEARKRLSALEEFSDLGDGFKVAMRDLDIRGAGNLLGAEQSGFISDLGFDMYHKILDEAVQELKENEFKSLFEKDLVKEAAKIVAQDCTIETDLEILIPDSYVSNISERLSLYSKLDSIKNEEKLQEFINNIQDRFGNLPTAVVDLVETVRLRWLAEQLGFEKVVLKNEAMKCYFLPSDNEAYFQSPTFGKILAFVQKRPKTSKMKEYKTRLILTFNEIKSVDEGKALLNQMLAP